A genomic window from Leptospira fletcheri includes:
- a CDS encoding thioesterase family protein, with amino-acid sequence MARVQLQLPEKLSWSTSLRIRIYDTNFAAHLAHDRVVSLLHEARARLFREKGTNELDVEGSGIILTDLVVVYKAEAFFGDEIRVEIGADDFSSKGCDLYYRMVHTDGPISGKVICEAKTGLVFMDYSTRKVTEVPQSFKSWF; translated from the coding sequence ATGGCGCGAGTCCAACTGCAACTGCCCGAAAAACTTTCCTGGTCCACGTCCCTTAGGATCAGAATTTACGATACGAACTTTGCCGCCCACCTAGCTCACGACAGGGTGGTTTCCCTATTGCACGAGGCAAGAGCCAGACTTTTTCGGGAAAAGGGAACGAACGAACTGGATGTGGAAGGATCCGGAATCATTCTCACGGATCTGGTAGTGGTCTATAAGGCAGAGGCGTTTTTCGGAGACGAGATTCGGGTGGAAATCGGAGCGGACGATTTCAGTTCCAAAGGTTGCGATCTGTATTATCGTATGGTTCACACCGACGGACCAATCTCGGGAAAAGTGATATGCGAAGCCAAAACGGGACTAGTCTTTATGGATTACTCGACTCGAAAAGTCACGGAAGTCCCGCAAAGCTTTAAAAGTTGGTTTTAA
- a CDS encoding LB_289 family protein: MKRTELERRERDLRKAQKKQETLQRRAKGSSIGDFIEQLSGLFRHDATEIFNTKDDIAILEVLEDMQAVIPQKKWDDVLRKAIKKTGVVEKERAYQELLELLSFEEEEDAESTEEVGV, from the coding sequence ATGAAACGGACCGAGTTGGAGAGACGAGAAAGAGATCTCCGCAAAGCGCAAAAAAAACAAGAAACCCTGCAGAGACGTGCCAAAGGAAGCAGCATTGGAGACTTCATCGAACAGTTGTCCGGGTTGTTTCGCCACGACGCTACGGAGATTTTCAATACCAAGGACGATATTGCGATCCTAGAAGTATTGGAAGATATGCAAGCGGTCATTCCGCAGAAAAAGTGGGACGACGTTTTAAGAAAAGCGATCAAGAAAACCGGGGTCGTGGAAAAAGAACGGGCTTATCAGGAATTGCTGGAGCTTCTCTCTTTTGAAGAGGAAGAAGACGCAGAGTCTACGGAAGAAGTAGGGGTTTAA
- a CDS encoding RNA recognition motif domain-containing protein, protein MQNRKLFVGNLNYSVGHSEINELFSNYGEVAFVKIIEGKGFGFVEMANEQQAENAKNSLNGTEFKGRTLNVDVAKPQTFNNRPKRH, encoded by the coding sequence ATGCAAAATCGCAAACTTTTTGTTGGAAATCTCAACTACTCTGTAGGGCATTCGGAAATTAACGAATTGTTCTCTAATTATGGCGAAGTTGCTTTCGTTAAAATCATCGAAGGCAAAGGTTTCGGCTTTGTAGAGATGGCAAACGAACAACAGGCAGAAAACGCCAAAAACAGTCTGAATGGAACCGAGTTTAAAGGTAGAACGCTGAACGTAGACGTCGCAAAACCGCAGACGTTCAACAATAGACCGAAAAGACATTAA
- a CDS encoding NAD(P)/FAD-dependent oxidoreductase produces MIQELHLRVSPEIAGQEEELRKYVSKSARIPMQELRHVEILSRSIDARQRNILFDLKVLAFIGEEFLETPMRLPDYPNVKDSEEVLVVGAGPAGLFAALELIENGLKPVILERGKDVSRRPLDLRQINAHHTVDEDSNYCFGEGGAGTYSDGKLYTRSKKRGNVRRILELLVGFGASKDILVEAHPHIGTNKLPKIVRKIRETILDRGGEVHFDQRVTDILLEGDSIRGVLTKRGDRFTAERLVLATGHSARDIFELLHAKGIEIQAKPLALGVRVEHRQSLIDSIQYRCGERGPYLPPSPYSIVKQVEGRGVYSFCMCPGGVIAACATKQEEIVTNGWSSSKRARPTANSGVVVELQLQDFKPYAKFGPLAGMEFQKELEKRAWIAGGRTQTAPAQRLADFVDGKMSESLPKTSYAPGVKSVELGSVLPGLIYGLLRAGFREFDKSMRGYLTNDAVVHAPETRTSSPVQIPRDPETLEHVKIKGLYPCGEGGGYAGGIVSAAMDGIRCAAEIAKARR; encoded by the coding sequence ATGATCCAAGAACTCCATCTTCGGGTATCGCCCGAGATCGCAGGGCAAGAGGAAGAACTGAGAAAATACGTCTCTAAGTCCGCTAGGATTCCGATGCAGGAACTCCGTCATGTGGAGATTTTGAGCCGTTCGATCGACGCTAGACAAAGGAATATCCTGTTCGATTTAAAAGTCCTGGCTTTTATCGGGGAAGAGTTCCTCGAAACTCCGATGCGATTGCCGGATTATCCGAACGTAAAAGATTCCGAGGAAGTTCTCGTCGTCGGAGCAGGTCCTGCCGGATTGTTTGCCGCACTGGAACTCATCGAGAACGGTTTGAAACCTGTGATTCTGGAAAGAGGAAAGGACGTTTCCCGCAGACCTTTGGATTTGCGACAGATCAATGCGCACCATACGGTGGATGAAGATTCCAATTATTGTTTCGGAGAAGGCGGAGCGGGAACCTATTCCGACGGAAAGTTATATACTAGATCCAAAAAAAGAGGCAATGTCAGAAGGATCCTGGAATTGCTCGTGGGTTTCGGCGCTTCCAAGGACATACTCGTCGAGGCCCATCCCCATATAGGAACGAATAAGTTGCCTAAGATCGTCCGCAAAATCCGCGAAACGATTCTGGATAGGGGAGGAGAGGTCCATTTCGACCAACGGGTCACGGATATCCTGTTAGAGGGGGATTCGATCCGGGGAGTTCTTACGAAACGAGGGGACCGTTTTACCGCAGAACGGTTGGTCTTGGCTACGGGACATTCCGCTAGAGACATATTCGAATTATTGCATGCAAAAGGGATCGAAATCCAGGCAAAACCTCTTGCCCTAGGAGTCAGAGTGGAACACCGGCAGTCCTTGATCGATTCCATCCAGTACCGTTGCGGAGAAAGAGGTCCTTATCTCCCGCCTTCTCCCTATAGCATCGTAAAACAGGTGGAGGGTAGAGGAGTGTATTCTTTTTGCATGTGCCCCGGCGGAGTCATAGCGGCTTGCGCCACAAAACAGGAGGAAATCGTCACCAACGGCTGGTCCTCTTCCAAAAGAGCCAGGCCCACTGCAAATTCAGGAGTCGTGGTCGAACTCCAACTCCAGGATTTTAAACCGTACGCGAAATTCGGTCCTCTGGCGGGGATGGAATTCCAAAAAGAACTAGAAAAACGAGCCTGGATTGCAGGGGGAAGAACCCAAACCGCCCCCGCCCAGAGACTCGCCGACTTTGTGGACGGCAAAATGTCGGAAAGCCTTCCCAAGACTTCTTACGCACCGGGAGTAAAATCCGTGGAATTGGGTTCCGTTTTGCCGGGACTCATATACGGACTTCTCCGCGCCGGATTCCGCGAATTCGACAAATCCATGAGGGGATATCTGACCAACGACGCCGTGGTTCACGCACCGGAAACCAGAACCTCTTCTCCCGTTCAGATTCCGAGAGACCCGGAAACCCTGGAACATGTGAAAATCAAAGGCTTGTATCCCTGCGGAGAAGGAGGCGGCTACGCCGGCGGAATCGTGTCGGCGGCCATGGACGGAATTCGGTGTGCCGCCGAGATCGCTAAAGCTAGGCGTTGA
- a CDS encoding MFS transporter, translating to MNPNSSPRAGSKEWIGLAVIALPCLLYAMDLTVLYLAIPQLAAELKPSSSQMLWIVDIYGFLVAGFLITMGTLGDRIGRRKLLLMGAAAFGAASVFAAFSNSAEMLICTRALLGITAATLAPSTLSLIRNMFLDANERTFAIGIWGTSFSIGGAIGPLVGGMLLEHFWWGSVFLLSVPVMILLLLVGPKLLPEFKDPNAGRLDFTSALLSLLGVLSVIYGLKKISEDGLGKIPLAFIFAGIFVGYLFVKRQKTLSDPLLDLELFKIPTFSGALVANTMVIFVALGSFLFVTQYLQLVLGLSPLEAGLWTLPGAVGNVMGSLTVPILVKRIRRLYVVIGGCILCILGFFLYFQIQGDSGLVYIFLGALCLSNGICCVVILGTDIIVGAAPPERAGAAASISETGAEFGGVLGIAVLGSIGTAVYRNRMKEISLEGVDPNSLEAARSTLGAAVAIAKDLPEQFGTALTEAARLAFLDSMRLVILICAGISTVLAAGALYTLKNPKKAGEISGDRRAEETAEMVE from the coding sequence ATGAATCCGAACTCTAGTCCGCGCGCCGGTAGCAAGGAATGGATCGGCTTGGCGGTGATCGCTTTACCTTGTTTATTATACGCCATGGATCTGACGGTGCTTTATCTTGCGATTCCCCAGCTCGCGGCGGAACTGAAGCCTTCCAGTTCGCAGATGCTATGGATCGTGGATATCTACGGATTCTTGGTCGCCGGCTTTTTGATCACCATGGGAACCCTGGGAGATCGTATCGGTAGACGAAAATTATTGCTCATGGGCGCCGCCGCGTTCGGAGCCGCGTCCGTATTCGCGGCGTTTTCCAATAGTGCCGAGATGCTCATCTGTACCCGAGCTCTACTCGGGATCACCGCCGCGACCCTCGCGCCTTCCACACTTTCCCTGATACGGAACATGTTTTTGGACGCGAATGAACGTACCTTTGCCATCGGTATCTGGGGAACCAGCTTTTCGATCGGAGGAGCGATCGGTCCTTTGGTAGGGGGAATGTTGCTGGAACATTTTTGGTGGGGTTCCGTATTTCTTTTGAGCGTGCCGGTAATGATCCTTCTCCTGTTAGTGGGACCGAAATTATTACCGGAATTCAAGGATCCGAACGCGGGCAGACTGGATTTTACGAGCGCGCTTCTTTCTCTTTTGGGTGTTCTTTCCGTGATCTACGGACTGAAAAAAATTTCCGAAGACGGCCTCGGGAAGATTCCGTTAGCGTTCATTTTCGCAGGTATATTCGTGGGCTATCTCTTCGTAAAAAGACAAAAGACTCTCTCCGATCCTCTCCTGGATCTGGAACTTTTCAAAATCCCCACTTTTTCGGGGGCCTTGGTCGCGAATACGATGGTCATCTTCGTGGCATTGGGAAGTTTTTTGTTCGTTACACAGTATCTTCAATTGGTTCTGGGATTGTCTCCGTTAGAGGCGGGACTCTGGACCCTTCCGGGAGCGGTGGGAAATGTAATGGGATCCTTAACGGTTCCGATTTTGGTCAAACGCATCAGACGTCTTTACGTGGTGATCGGCGGTTGTATTCTCTGCATCTTGGGATTTTTTCTCTACTTCCAGATCCAGGGTGATTCCGGACTCGTATATATTTTTCTAGGCGCCTTATGCTTGTCGAACGGGATCTGCTGCGTGGTCATCCTAGGAACGGACATCATCGTGGGCGCCGCTCCTCCGGAAAGGGCTGGTGCGGCGGCTTCCATTTCGGAAACCGGAGCGGAGTTCGGCGGGGTACTGGGAATCGCCGTCCTGGGCAGCATCGGGACTGCAGTTTATAGAAATCGAATGAAGGAAATTTCCTTGGAAGGCGTGGACCCGAATTCACTCGAAGCCGCCAGAAGTACCCTGGGAGCGGCGGTGGCAATCGCCAAGGATTTGCCGGAACAGTTCGGCACTGCGCTTACGGAGGCGGCTCGTCTGGCGTTTCTGGATTCTATGCGCCTCGTGATCCTCATCTGCGCCGGGATCTCGACCGTACTCGCGGCAGGGGCCTTATACACCCTCAAAAATCCGAAAAAAGCCGGAGAGATTTCGGGCGATCGGAGAGCGGAAGAAACCGCGGAAATGGTTGAATGA
- a CDS encoding dihydrofolate reductase family protein, whose protein sequence is MRKIVFQMLTTLDGYYAGSNGEIDWHYVDDSFNEYAMDFLDQVDTLVFGRRTYELMAGYWPTSLAVEQDPLVAERMNDLDKIVCSRTLTKADWKNTRLIRENVKEEFSVLKKTPGKDIAIFGSSNLGAYLAEQGLIDEYRIMINPLFLGKGKPLFEGLSSILHLELFDWKRFDSGLVSLLYRPKKDK, encoded by the coding sequence ATGAGAAAAATCGTTTTTCAAATGTTGACCACTCTGGACGGTTATTACGCCGGATCGAATGGAGAAATCGATTGGCACTATGTGGATGATTCGTTTAACGAATATGCGATGGACTTTCTGGATCAGGTGGACACTCTGGTGTTCGGTCGCCGTACCTACGAACTTATGGCGGGGTATTGGCCTACCTCCTTGGCCGTAGAACAGGACCCGCTGGTTGCGGAAAGAATGAACGATTTGGATAAAATCGTCTGTTCTAGAACCTTAACGAAGGCGGATTGGAAAAATACCAGATTGATCCGTGAAAACGTAAAAGAGGAATTTTCGGTTCTAAAAAAAACGCCCGGAAAGGATATCGCGATCTTCGGCAGTTCGAATCTAGGCGCTTACTTAGCGGAACAAGGATTGATCGACGAGTATAGGATTATGATCAATCCGCTGTTTTTAGGAAAAGGGAAGCCGCTTTTTGAGGGACTTTCGTCTATACTGCACCTTGAACTTTTCGATTGGAAACGTTTCGATTCGGGACTCGTTTCCCTTTTGTATCGACCGAAAAAGGATAAATAG
- a CDS encoding SRPBCC family protein gives MLRLKSVLKGIGLLVLVLLLGVIGFAATKPDQFRIERSIEIQTSAEKVYSVLTDLRQGSTWSPFEKDPGMRRKFSGSETGKGAVYEWEGKEAGVGRMEITETIPFSKIVLKLDFVKPFEAHDTVEYTITSEGKTARITWTMYGANHYFSKVMSVFCDVDKLVGSEFETGLANLKRILEK, from the coding sequence TTACTAGGAGTGATCGGATTTGCGGCCACCAAGCCGGACCAATTCCGTATCGAAAGGTCGATCGAGATCCAAACCTCCGCGGAAAAAGTATATTCCGTACTGACGGATCTGCGCCAAGGATCCACCTGGTCTCCTTTCGAAAAGGACCCGGGAATGCGGAGGAAATTCAGCGGATCCGAAACCGGAAAAGGAGCGGTGTACGAGTGGGAAGGCAAGGAAGCCGGAGTCGGAAGGATGGAAATCACTGAAACGATCCCTTTTTCCAAGATCGTGCTCAAATTGGATTTTGTAAAACCCTTCGAAGCTCATGACACCGTGGAATACACCATCACCTCCGAAGGAAAGACCGCTCGAATCACGTGGACCATGTACGGCGCCAATCACTATTTCTCGAAAGTAATGTCGGTGTTCTGCGATGTAGACAAGTTGGTCGGTTCGGAATTCGAAACCGGATTGGCGAATCTCAAGCGAATTCTGGAAAAATGA